The following proteins are co-located in the Bombus pascuorum chromosome 3, iyBomPasc1.1, whole genome shotgun sequence genome:
- the LOC132905197 gene encoding aquaporin AQPAn.G-like: MQRSVGNRPSYLHLWHEFLAIQPTAKQLARNPFYKSTGIMNVSTVFPEGFTETERSQRHASVSVKDDEDVQDRYNRVKDFVGLEEVMKFEFLLKLFAETLGTFLLVLIGCASCITWTADNPPTVVHIAFTFGLAVASLAHVLGPISGCHVNPAVSMGLLVSGNCSFLKTICYIVCQCCGAIAGSGILKLLIPVEAANKGLGATNLGLLVNQMQGIFMEAIVTFLLLLVIHAVTDPKRTDTKGWAPLAIGLTITVAHMAAVPVTGSSMNPARSLGPAIVLGKWDDLWIYWVGPILGACIAGALYKLAFRHKTMDDEASYDF; this comes from the exons ATGCAACGTTCAGTAGGCAATAGACCTTCCTATCTACATCTTTGGCACGAGTTTTTAGCTATACAACCGACCGCCAAACAGTTGGCGCGAAACCCT TTTTACAAGTCAACTGGTATTATGAATGTGTCTACCGTATTTCCGGAAGGATTTACTGAAACCGAGAGGTCGCAACGTCATGCATCAGTGAGCGTAAAGGATGACGAAGACGTTCAAGATAGGTATAATC GCGTGAAAGATTTCGTCGGCCTCGAAGAGGTGATGAAGTTCGAGTTTCTGTTGAAGCTGTTCGCCGAAACCTTGGGAACGTTTCTTCTGGTGCTGATCGGCTGTGCATCCTGTATCACGTGGACCGCGGACAATCCTCCGACGGTGGTACACATCGCGTTCACCTTTGGTCTGGCTGTCGCCAGCTTAGCTCAC GTATTAGGTCCGATTTCAGGATGTCACGTGAATCCAGCGGTATCTATGGGACTTTTAGTAAGCGGGAATTGCAGCTTTCTAAAGACCATTTGTTACATAGTTTGTCAGTGTTGCGGAGCAATCGCAGGTTCAGGAATTTTAAAG CTGTTGATCCCTGTTGAAGCGGCAAATAAGGGCTTAGGAGCTACAAATTTGGGCTTACTGGTCAACCAAATGCAAGGCATCTTCATGGAAGCGATCGTTACATTCCTGCTACTTCTAGTTATCCATGCAGTAACAGATCCCAAGAGAACCGACACAAAAGGATGGGCGCCTTTGGCGATCGGATTGACCATCACCGTGGCTCACATGGCTGCTGTACCTGTAACAGGAAGTAGCATGAACCCGGCTAGGTCGTTAGGTCCTGCGATCGTCCTTGGTAAATGGGACGATCTGTGGATCTATTGGGTCGGACCGATCCTCGGAGCCTGTATCGCCGGTGCCTTGTACAAATTGGCGTTCAGACATAAAACGATGGACGATGAAGCTTCATACGACTTCTAA
- the LOC132905192 gene encoding SET and MYND domain-containing protein 4-like isoform X2: MLGEDDSGVSDYFRSNFLALQNAVTPQDMKKFIALNENSERIRFLLRYPVIYNLPVRVTEEAELLKNSDKALKLKDIGNKYFGRGEFIKALGSYSNAVLLAPRKDLGVILANRSATLYHLEEYSYGLTDAEEALRVGYPHELHYKIQERRARCLLGLKRHDEAVLAFRNALQALDTAKLSLDKKQKLEADIRLMLAVIDKGNRLAQKTSKIPQKEEIREPKRTTLKIEHCNPLYPSCSKAVEIKDEGGNIGRHAVATKDIEPGETLVIEKPHCAVLLAEYRLTNCHHCFTKIFVPIPTSCDTCNFVAYCSIPCRNKDAEIHKNECMILPSLWFSETSVNCFLALKAIVQKPFEELLTLKDKLKATKGRFETSTQRPRRHDDFEAIYGLITHEEERTSEDLFHRTYIATWLLRLLKRSPYFPEWVKTPDSAEAIPSDGELYIGSLILHNLMLIQFNAHEISELVVPKGSNILAKAKSKFIGGGVYSTVSLFNHSCNPGIIRYFIGTTMIVRAIRTIPAGEEISENYGPIFTTTPEAERKRKLRVQYWFDCNCEACTAHWPTLEEIDPTILRFKCETGKECGNVLPIKADTNEFMIRCSKCGKNTNIFKGLKALQDTDAIFRTASRNLEEGKHQEALKSYLEILKLLDETLALPIRDYHLCQQGVRLCMLPLGNVSYI, from the exons ATGTTAGGGGAGGACGATAGCGGAGTCAGTGATTACTTCCGGTCAAATTTCCTGGCACTCCAAAATGCGGTTACCCCGCAGgatatgaaaaaattcataGCCCTGAATGAAAATTCGGAAAGGATCCGTTTCCTACTGCGATATCCAGTGATTTATAATTTGCCTGTGCGAGTTACTGAAGAGGCAGAATTGCTGAAGAACAGCGACAAAGCTCTGAAACTTAAGGATATTGGTAACAAGTATTTTGGACGTGGTGAATTCATTAAAGCGCTAGGATCTTACTCGAACGCGGTTCTACTAGCACCTAGGAAAG ACTTGGGCGTTATACTGGCGAATCGTTCGGCAACGCTTTACCACCTAGAAGAGTACAGCTACGGTCTAACAGACGCGGAAGAAGCTTTACGCGTCGGATATCCACATGAATtgcattataaaattcaagaaaGACGCGCTAGATGTTTGCTCGGATTAAAAAGACACGACGAGGCTGTGCTAGCATTCAGGAACGCTTTGCAAGCATTAGACACTGCGAAACTATCGTTGGACAAGAAACAGAAGCTCGAGGCAGACATTAGACTTATGCTTGCTGTGATAGACAAGGGTAATCGGCTGGCACAGAAGACGTCGAAAATTCCTCAGAAAGAAGAGATTAGGGAGCCTAAAAGGACGACTCTAAAGATCGAGCACTGCAATCCTCTGTATCCTTCCTGCAGCAAAGCGGTTGAAATTAAGGATGAAGGTGGTAACATAGGTAGACACGCCGTTGCTACTAAAGACATCGAACCTGGGGAAACTCTAGTGATAGAAAAGCCACATTGTGCAGTTTTGTTGGCGGAATACAG ACTCACCAATTGTCATCATTgtttcacgaaaatattcgtaCCGATACCAACTAGCTGTGACACGTGCAACTTCGTGGCTTACTGTAGTATTCCCTGCAGAAACAAGGATGCCGAGATTCATAAAAACGAATGCATGATACTACCCAGCTTATGGTTCTCGGAAACTTCTGTAAATTGTTTCTTAGCTTTAAAGGCAATCGTTCAgaaacccttcgaagaattaTTGACGCTCAAAGATAAGCTTAAAGCTACGAAGGGCAGATTCGAGACTTCGACACAGCGACCTCGTCGACACGATGACTTCGAAGCTATCTATGGATTAA TAACTCACGAGGAAGAAAGAACATCGGAAGATCTTTTCCATAGAACTTATATAGCTACTTGGCTATTGAGACTTTTAAAACGAAGCCCTTACTTTCCCGAATGGGTTAAAACCCCAGATTCAGCGGAAGCGATACCCTCCGATGGTGAATTATACATAGGCAGTTTAATTCTACataatttaatgttaatacAATTTAACGCTCATGAA ATATCGGAATTAGTTGTACCAAAGGGTAGCAATATTTTAGCAAAAgctaaaagtaaatttattgGTGGCGGTGTTTACTCGACAGTTTCACTATTTAATCATTCGTGCAATCCTGGTATCATCAG GTATTTTATCGGTACCACTATGATTGTACGAGCAATTCGCACCATTCCAGCAGGAGAGGAAATCTCCGAAAACTATGGCCCAATTTTTACAACTACTCCCGAAGCTGAACGGAAACGGAAACTAAGAGTACAATACTGGTTCGATTGCAACTGTGAAGCATGTACAGCTCATTGGCCTACTTTGGAAGAAATCGATCCAACGATTCTAAg ATTCAAGTGCGAGACTGGTAAAGAATGTGGAAACGTTCTACCTATAAAAGCAGACACAAACGAGTTCATGATCAGATGTTCCAAATGTGGCAAGAATACTAATATTTTCAAAGGTTTAAAAGCGTTACAAGACACAGATGCCATTTTTAGAACTGCTTCCAGAAACCTCGAGGAAGGGAAGCACCAAGAAGCATTAAAAtcttatttagaaattttaaaacttcTAGATGAAACCCTCGCTTTACCCATAAGAGATTATCATCTATGTCAACAAGGTGTTCGATTATGTATGCTTCCTTTAGGAAACGTTTCTTATATTTAA
- the LOC132905192 gene encoding SET and MYND domain-containing protein 4-like isoform X3, translated as MLGEDDSGVSDYFRSNFLALQNAVTPQDMKKFIALNENSERIRFLLRYPVIYNLPVRVTEEAELLKNSDKALKLKDIGNKYFGRGEFIKALGSYSNAVLLAPRKDLGVILANRSATLYHLEEYSYGLTDAEEALRVGYPHELHYKIQERRARCLLGLKRHDEAVLAFRNALQALDTAKLSLDKKQKLEADIRLMLAVIDKGNRLAQKTSKIPQKEEIREPKRTTLKIEHCNPLYPSCSKAVEIKDEGGNIGRHAVATKDIEPGETLVIEKPHCAVLLAEYRLTNCHHCFTKIFVPIPTSCDTCNFVAYCSIPCRNKDAEIHKNECMILPSLWFSETSVNCFLALKAIVQKPFEELLTLKDKLKATKGRFETSTQRPRRHDDFEAIYGLITHEEERTSEDLFHRTYIATWLLRLLKRSPYFPEWVKTPDSAEAIPSDGELYIGSLILHNLMLIQFNAHEVSHVISLFSFFPNKTSIKYRIESFIYLCVVRIYALTFHSQISELVVPKGSNILAKAKSKFIGGGVYSTVSLFNHSCNPGIIRIVIMK; from the exons ATGTTAGGGGAGGACGATAGCGGAGTCAGTGATTACTTCCGGTCAAATTTCCTGGCACTCCAAAATGCGGTTACCCCGCAGgatatgaaaaaattcataGCCCTGAATGAAAATTCGGAAAGGATCCGTTTCCTACTGCGATATCCAGTGATTTATAATTTGCCTGTGCGAGTTACTGAAGAGGCAGAATTGCTGAAGAACAGCGACAAAGCTCTGAAACTTAAGGATATTGGTAACAAGTATTTTGGACGTGGTGAATTCATTAAAGCGCTAGGATCTTACTCGAACGCGGTTCTACTAGCACCTAGGAAAG ACTTGGGCGTTATACTGGCGAATCGTTCGGCAACGCTTTACCACCTAGAAGAGTACAGCTACGGTCTAACAGACGCGGAAGAAGCTTTACGCGTCGGATATCCACATGAATtgcattataaaattcaagaaaGACGCGCTAGATGTTTGCTCGGATTAAAAAGACACGACGAGGCTGTGCTAGCATTCAGGAACGCTTTGCAAGCATTAGACACTGCGAAACTATCGTTGGACAAGAAACAGAAGCTCGAGGCAGACATTAGACTTATGCTTGCTGTGATAGACAAGGGTAATCGGCTGGCACAGAAGACGTCGAAAATTCCTCAGAAAGAAGAGATTAGGGAGCCTAAAAGGACGACTCTAAAGATCGAGCACTGCAATCCTCTGTATCCTTCCTGCAGCAAAGCGGTTGAAATTAAGGATGAAGGTGGTAACATAGGTAGACACGCCGTTGCTACTAAAGACATCGAACCTGGGGAAACTCTAGTGATAGAAAAGCCACATTGTGCAGTTTTGTTGGCGGAATACAG ACTCACCAATTGTCATCATTgtttcacgaaaatattcgtaCCGATACCAACTAGCTGTGACACGTGCAACTTCGTGGCTTACTGTAGTATTCCCTGCAGAAACAAGGATGCCGAGATTCATAAAAACGAATGCATGATACTACCCAGCTTATGGTTCTCGGAAACTTCTGTAAATTGTTTCTTAGCTTTAAAGGCAATCGTTCAgaaacccttcgaagaattaTTGACGCTCAAAGATAAGCTTAAAGCTACGAAGGGCAGATTCGAGACTTCGACACAGCGACCTCGTCGACACGATGACTTCGAAGCTATCTATGGATTAA TAACTCACGAGGAAGAAAGAACATCGGAAGATCTTTTCCATAGAACTTATATAGCTACTTGGCTATTGAGACTTTTAAAACGAAGCCCTTACTTTCCCGAATGGGTTAAAACCCCAGATTCAGCGGAAGCGATACCCTCCGATGGTGAATTATACATAGGCAGTTTAATTCTACataatttaatgttaatacAATTTAACGCTCATGAAGTAAGTCatgttatttctcttttttcattttttcccaaCAAAACTAGTATCAAGTATAGAATcgaaagttttatatatttgtgcGTTGTTCGCATTTATGCACTTACATTTCATTCTCAGATATCGGAATTAGTTGTACCAAAGGGTAGCAATATTTTAGCAAAAgctaaaagtaaatttattgGTGGCGGTGTTTACTCGACAGTTTCACTATTTAATCATTCGTGCAATCCTGGTATCATCAG gatagtaattatgaaatag
- the LOC132905192 gene encoding SET and MYND domain-containing protein 4-like isoform X1, with amino-acid sequence MLGEDDSGVSDYFRSNFLALQNAVTPQDMKKFIALNENSERIRFLLRYPVIYNLPVRVTEEAELLKNSDKALKLKDIGNKYFGRGEFIKALGSYSNAVLLAPRKDLGVILANRSATLYHLEEYSYGLTDAEEALRVGYPHELHYKIQERRARCLLGLKRHDEAVLAFRNALQALDTAKLSLDKKQKLEADIRLMLAVIDKGNRLAQKTSKIPQKEEIREPKRTTLKIEHCNPLYPSCSKAVEIKDEGGNIGRHAVATKDIEPGETLVIEKPHCAVLLAEYRLTNCHHCFTKIFVPIPTSCDTCNFVAYCSIPCRNKDAEIHKNECMILPSLWFSETSVNCFLALKAIVQKPFEELLTLKDKLKATKGRFETSTQRPRRHDDFEAIYGLITHEEERTSEDLFHRTYIATWLLRLLKRSPYFPEWVKTPDSAEAIPSDGELYIGSLILHNLMLIQFNAHEVSHVISLFSFFPNKTSIKYRIESFIYLCVVRIYALTFHSQISELVVPKGSNILAKAKSKFIGGGVYSTVSLFNHSCNPGIIRYFIGTTMIVRAIRTIPAGEEISENYGPIFTTTPEAERKRKLRVQYWFDCNCEACTAHWPTLEEIDPTILRFKCETGKECGNVLPIKADTNEFMIRCSKCGKNTNIFKGLKALQDTDAIFRTASRNLEEGKHQEALKSYLEILKLLDETLALPIRDYHLCQQGVRLCMLPLGNVSYI; translated from the exons ATGTTAGGGGAGGACGATAGCGGAGTCAGTGATTACTTCCGGTCAAATTTCCTGGCACTCCAAAATGCGGTTACCCCGCAGgatatgaaaaaattcataGCCCTGAATGAAAATTCGGAAAGGATCCGTTTCCTACTGCGATATCCAGTGATTTATAATTTGCCTGTGCGAGTTACTGAAGAGGCAGAATTGCTGAAGAACAGCGACAAAGCTCTGAAACTTAAGGATATTGGTAACAAGTATTTTGGACGTGGTGAATTCATTAAAGCGCTAGGATCTTACTCGAACGCGGTTCTACTAGCACCTAGGAAAG ACTTGGGCGTTATACTGGCGAATCGTTCGGCAACGCTTTACCACCTAGAAGAGTACAGCTACGGTCTAACAGACGCGGAAGAAGCTTTACGCGTCGGATATCCACATGAATtgcattataaaattcaagaaaGACGCGCTAGATGTTTGCTCGGATTAAAAAGACACGACGAGGCTGTGCTAGCATTCAGGAACGCTTTGCAAGCATTAGACACTGCGAAACTATCGTTGGACAAGAAACAGAAGCTCGAGGCAGACATTAGACTTATGCTTGCTGTGATAGACAAGGGTAATCGGCTGGCACAGAAGACGTCGAAAATTCCTCAGAAAGAAGAGATTAGGGAGCCTAAAAGGACGACTCTAAAGATCGAGCACTGCAATCCTCTGTATCCTTCCTGCAGCAAAGCGGTTGAAATTAAGGATGAAGGTGGTAACATAGGTAGACACGCCGTTGCTACTAAAGACATCGAACCTGGGGAAACTCTAGTGATAGAAAAGCCACATTGTGCAGTTTTGTTGGCGGAATACAG ACTCACCAATTGTCATCATTgtttcacgaaaatattcgtaCCGATACCAACTAGCTGTGACACGTGCAACTTCGTGGCTTACTGTAGTATTCCCTGCAGAAACAAGGATGCCGAGATTCATAAAAACGAATGCATGATACTACCCAGCTTATGGTTCTCGGAAACTTCTGTAAATTGTTTCTTAGCTTTAAAGGCAATCGTTCAgaaacccttcgaagaattaTTGACGCTCAAAGATAAGCTTAAAGCTACGAAGGGCAGATTCGAGACTTCGACACAGCGACCTCGTCGACACGATGACTTCGAAGCTATCTATGGATTAA TAACTCACGAGGAAGAAAGAACATCGGAAGATCTTTTCCATAGAACTTATATAGCTACTTGGCTATTGAGACTTTTAAAACGAAGCCCTTACTTTCCCGAATGGGTTAAAACCCCAGATTCAGCGGAAGCGATACCCTCCGATGGTGAATTATACATAGGCAGTTTAATTCTACataatttaatgttaatacAATTTAACGCTCATGAAGTAAGTCatgttatttctcttttttcattttttcccaaCAAAACTAGTATCAAGTATAGAATcgaaagttttatatatttgtgcGTTGTTCGCATTTATGCACTTACATTTCATTCTCAGATATCGGAATTAGTTGTACCAAAGGGTAGCAATATTTTAGCAAAAgctaaaagtaaatttattgGTGGCGGTGTTTACTCGACAGTTTCACTATTTAATCATTCGTGCAATCCTGGTATCATCAG GTATTTTATCGGTACCACTATGATTGTACGAGCAATTCGCACCATTCCAGCAGGAGAGGAAATCTCCGAAAACTATGGCCCAATTTTTACAACTACTCCCGAAGCTGAACGGAAACGGAAACTAAGAGTACAATACTGGTTCGATTGCAACTGTGAAGCATGTACAGCTCATTGGCCTACTTTGGAAGAAATCGATCCAACGATTCTAAg ATTCAAGTGCGAGACTGGTAAAGAATGTGGAAACGTTCTACCTATAAAAGCAGACACAAACGAGTTCATGATCAGATGTTCCAAATGTGGCAAGAATACTAATATTTTCAAAGGTTTAAAAGCGTTACAAGACACAGATGCCATTTTTAGAACTGCTTCCAGAAACCTCGAGGAAGGGAAGCACCAAGAAGCATTAAAAtcttatttagaaattttaaaacttcTAGATGAAACCCTCGCTTTACCCATAAGAGATTATCATCTATGTCAACAAGGTGTTCGATTATGTATGCTTCCTTTAGGAAACGTTTCTTATATTTAA
- the LOC132905201 gene encoding RNA-binding protein 1-like isoform X3 produces MSRYREWDPSCKVYVGNLGNSASKHEIESAFSKYGPLRNVWVARKPPGFAFVEFEDPRDAEDAVRGLDGTRCCGTRVRVEMSSGRSRRGGGRRSGPRYSRSRSCSPRRRSLGRYPRSRSRSPRRRSLSRSRSRDRRSRSDSRDRR; encoded by the exons ATGTCACGTTATCGTGAATGGGATCCTTCATGTAAAGTTTACGTTGGTAATTTAGGAAACAGTGCTAGTAAACATGAAATTGAAAGTGCATTCAGTAAATATGGTCCACTCAGAAATGTTTGGGTTGCAAGAAAACCACCTGGTTTTGCATTTGTAGAATTTGAAGACCCACGAGATGCAGAAGATGCAGTTAGAGGGTTAGATGGAAC acGCTGTTGTGGTACCAGAGTGAGAGTAGAAATGTCCTCAGGAAGAAGTAGACGTGGAGGTGGAAGGAGATCAGGTCCAAGATATTCCAG GTCCAGATCTTGCAGTCCCCGAAGGAGATCACTGGGTCGTTATCCAAG gtCAAGATCCCGTAGTCCTCGCAGGAGATCACTGAGCCGTAGCCGTAGCCGAGACCGCCGTTCTCGTTCGGATTCCCGTGACAGACG TTAG
- the LOC132905201 gene encoding RNA-binding protein 1-like isoform X1, whose protein sequence is MSRYREWDPSCKVYVGNLGNSASKHEIESAFSKYGPLRNVWVARKPPGFAFVEFEDPRDAEDAVRGLDGTRCCGTRVRVEMSSGRSRRGGGRRSGPRYSRSRSCSPRRRSLGRYPRSWSRSPRRSPISRYSRSRSRSPRRRSLSRSRSRDRRSRSDSRDRR, encoded by the exons ATGTCACGTTATCGTGAATGGGATCCTTCATGTAAAGTTTACGTTGGTAATTTAGGAAACAGTGCTAGTAAACATGAAATTGAAAGTGCATTCAGTAAATATGGTCCACTCAGAAATGTTTGGGTTGCAAGAAAACCACCTGGTTTTGCATTTGTAGAATTTGAAGACCCACGAGATGCAGAAGATGCAGTTAGAGGGTTAGATGGAAC acGCTGTTGTGGTACCAGAGTGAGAGTAGAAATGTCCTCAGGAAGAAGTAGACGTGGAGGTGGAAGGAGATCAGGTCCAAGATATTCCAG GTCCAGATCTTGCAGTCCCCGAAGGAGATCACTGGGTCGTTATCCAAG gTCCTGGTCAAGAAGTCCACGCAGATCGCCGATAAGCCGATATTCTAG gtCAAGATCCCGTAGTCCTCGCAGGAGATCACTGAGCCGTAGCCGTAGCCGAGACCGCCGTTCTCGTTCGGATTCCCGTGACAGACG TTAG
- the LOC132905201 gene encoding RNA-binding protein 1-like isoform X6 translates to MSRYREWDPSCKVYVGNLGNSASKHEIESAFSKYGPLRNVWVARKPPGFAFVEFEDPRDAEDAVRGLDGTRCCGTRVRVEMSSGRSRRGGGRRSGPRYSRSRSRSPRRRSLSRSRSRDRRSRSDSRDRR, encoded by the exons ATGTCACGTTATCGTGAATGGGATCCTTCATGTAAAGTTTACGTTGGTAATTTAGGAAACAGTGCTAGTAAACATGAAATTGAAAGTGCATTCAGTAAATATGGTCCACTCAGAAATGTTTGGGTTGCAAGAAAACCACCTGGTTTTGCATTTGTAGAATTTGAAGACCCACGAGATGCAGAAGATGCAGTTAGAGGGTTAGATGGAAC acGCTGTTGTGGTACCAGAGTGAGAGTAGAAATGTCCTCAGGAAGAAGTAGACGTGGAGGTGGAAGGAGATCAGGTCCAAGATATTCCAG gtCAAGATCCCGTAGTCCTCGCAGGAGATCACTGAGCCGTAGCCGTAGCCGAGACCGCCGTTCTCGTTCGGATTCCCGTGACAGACG TTAG
- the LOC132905201 gene encoding RNA-binding protein 1-like isoform X4, with protein MSRYREWDPSCKVYVGNLGNSASKHEIESAFSKYGPLRNVWVARKPPGFAFVEFEDPRDAEDAVRGLDGTRCCGTRVRVEMSSGRSRRGGGRRSGPRYSRSWSRSPRRSPISRYSRSRSRSPRRRSLSRSRSRDRRSRSDSRDRR; from the exons ATGTCACGTTATCGTGAATGGGATCCTTCATGTAAAGTTTACGTTGGTAATTTAGGAAACAGTGCTAGTAAACATGAAATTGAAAGTGCATTCAGTAAATATGGTCCACTCAGAAATGTTTGGGTTGCAAGAAAACCACCTGGTTTTGCATTTGTAGAATTTGAAGACCCACGAGATGCAGAAGATGCAGTTAGAGGGTTAGATGGAAC acGCTGTTGTGGTACCAGAGTGAGAGTAGAAATGTCCTCAGGAAGAAGTAGACGTGGAGGTGGAAGGAGATCAGGTCCAAGATATTCCAG gTCCTGGTCAAGAAGTCCACGCAGATCGCCGATAAGCCGATATTCTAG gtCAAGATCCCGTAGTCCTCGCAGGAGATCACTGAGCCGTAGCCGTAGCCGAGACCGCCGTTCTCGTTCGGATTCCCGTGACAGACG TTAG
- the LOC132905201 gene encoding RNA-binding protein 1-like isoform X7, which translates to MSRYREWDPSCKVYVGNLGNSASKHEIESAFSKYGPLRNVWVARKPPGFAFVEFEDPRDAEDAVRGLDGTRCCGTRVRVEMSSGRSRRGGGRRSGPRYSRFYQRQLLALLVSPPLLLLLLLLLLQPP; encoded by the exons ATGTCACGTTATCGTGAATGGGATCCTTCATGTAAAGTTTACGTTGGTAATTTAGGAAACAGTGCTAGTAAACATGAAATTGAAAGTGCATTCAGTAAATATGGTCCACTCAGAAATGTTTGGGTTGCAAGAAAACCACCTGGTTTTGCATTTGTAGAATTTGAAGACCCACGAGATGCAGAAGATGCAGTTAGAGGGTTAGATGGAAC acGCTGTTGTGGTACCAGAGTGAGAGTAGAAATGTCCTCAGGAAGAAGTAGACGTGGAGGTGGAAGGAGATCAGGTCCAAGATATTCCAG ATTCTACCAGCGTCAGCTCCTAGCTCTGCTCGTCTCCCCgccactactactactactgctactactactactacagCCACCGTGA
- the LOC132905201 gene encoding RNA-binding protein 1-like isoform X5: MSRYREWDPSCKVYVGNLGNSASKHEIESAFSKYGPLRNVWVARKPPGFAFVEFEDPRDAEDAVRGLDGTRCCGTRVRVEMSSGRSRRGGGRRSGPRYSRSWSRSPRRSPISRYSRFYQRQLLALLVSPPLLLLLLLLLLQPP, encoded by the exons ATGTCACGTTATCGTGAATGGGATCCTTCATGTAAAGTTTACGTTGGTAATTTAGGAAACAGTGCTAGTAAACATGAAATTGAAAGTGCATTCAGTAAATATGGTCCACTCAGAAATGTTTGGGTTGCAAGAAAACCACCTGGTTTTGCATTTGTAGAATTTGAAGACCCACGAGATGCAGAAGATGCAGTTAGAGGGTTAGATGGAAC acGCTGTTGTGGTACCAGAGTGAGAGTAGAAATGTCCTCAGGAAGAAGTAGACGTGGAGGTGGAAGGAGATCAGGTCCAAGATATTCCAG gTCCTGGTCAAGAAGTCCACGCAGATCGCCGATAAGCCGATATTCTAG ATTCTACCAGCGTCAGCTCCTAGCTCTGCTCGTCTCCCCgccactactactactactgctactactactactacagCCACCGTGA
- the LOC132905201 gene encoding RNA-binding protein 1-like isoform X2, whose product MSRYREWDPSCKVYVGNLGNSASKHEIESAFSKYGPLRNVWVARKPPGFAFVEFEDPRDAEDAVRGLDGTRCCGTRVRVEMSSGRSRRGGGRRSGPRYSRSRSCSPRRRSLGRYPRSWSRSPRRSPISRYSRFYQRQLLALLVSPPLLLLLLLLLLQPP is encoded by the exons ATGTCACGTTATCGTGAATGGGATCCTTCATGTAAAGTTTACGTTGGTAATTTAGGAAACAGTGCTAGTAAACATGAAATTGAAAGTGCATTCAGTAAATATGGTCCACTCAGAAATGTTTGGGTTGCAAGAAAACCACCTGGTTTTGCATTTGTAGAATTTGAAGACCCACGAGATGCAGAAGATGCAGTTAGAGGGTTAGATGGAAC acGCTGTTGTGGTACCAGAGTGAGAGTAGAAATGTCCTCAGGAAGAAGTAGACGTGGAGGTGGAAGGAGATCAGGTCCAAGATATTCCAG GTCCAGATCTTGCAGTCCCCGAAGGAGATCACTGGGTCGTTATCCAAG gTCCTGGTCAAGAAGTCCACGCAGATCGCCGATAAGCCGATATTCTAG ATTCTACCAGCGTCAGCTCCTAGCTCTGCTCGTCTCCCCgccactactactactactgctactactactactacagCCACCGTGA